In the Mesorhizobium sp. M1D.F.Ca.ET.043.01.1.1 genome, GAAGGCGGTGGTGTGGGCGGAATCATTGTCCGCCACCATCGGCGCAAGGTTGAGCCGCCTCGCATCCTCGCGCAGCATCGGCGTGCAGACGATGCCGGACGTGTTGCGGACGATGAAGGCCATCTTTTCCGGCGTGCAGTGGACGGCGGCGACGATCAGGTCGCCCTCATTCTCGCGCCCGTCATCGTCCATGACGACGACGATCTCGCCGCGCTCAAAAGCGCGGATCGCTTCGACGATCTTCTTCTGGTCGTATGGCATGTGGCGCTCACTAGCTGTGGAGCCTCAACAGGTTGTCCTCGGTTAGAGCGAGGCGACTGATAGGTGTTTTGGACTTTAGGCTCCCGTGGGGACGGTGCCAATTGTATCTGTGCAGCCAGACCGGCAACTCTGCGGCGCGGTGATCTGAAGTCGGATAAGCGATGGCATAAGCCCATTCGCGCAGTGCTGTCTGGATGAAGCGCTCGGCCTTGCCATTGGTCTTGGGTGTATAGGGTCTTGTCCTGACGTGCTTGAGGCCGAGATCGCGGCAGGCCTTGGCGAAGGCCTTTGATCTGTAGCAGGAGCCGTTGTCGGTCATGACGCGGGCTATCGTGACGCCGAGGCTGGCGTAGTAGGCCACCGCCGCCTTGAGGAAGGCGATGGCGCTTTCTTTTTTCTCGTCGGGCAGGATCTGCGAGAAGGCGATGCGGGAGGCGTCGTCGATGCAGACATGGACGAACTCCCAACTGCTGCCGCGCGAGCTGGCATTGCCGGTGCGCTTGCCGGTAATGCGATGACCGATGCGCTCGAAACGACCGAGCTTCTTGATATCGATATGGATCATCTCGCCAGGATGCTCGCGCTCGTAGCGTCGGATCGGCTCGGCCGGTTCGATATCCCGCAACCGCGACAGTCCGGCACGCTTGAGAACCCGGCTAACGGTGGCGGGCGAGACGCCGACCTCATGGGCGATGTGCTTGCCGGTCCAACGTTGCCGCCGCAGCGCCATGATGCGCTCGGCGATCAACGCAGCGGTGGCCTGCGGCATATGGGCGGGCCGCGAGGAACGGTCGATCATGCCGGCCCGCCCTTCGGACTTGTAGCGCTCGACCCAGCGCGCCACGATCTTGGCCGACACGCCGTAGACACGCGCCGCATGGGCTTTGGAGAAAGCGCCTTCTATCACCGACAGCGCCATCTCCTCTCGACGCAGCGGTGTGAGACGGGCATTCTTATGGATGTTCATTCGGATCCTCCGATGGATGCTGAAGCGTGGTAACTCCAGTCTCCTCGGTCCGGTCCGAATGGACAACCTCCCGAAAGCTCACAACTAGCTCGCTAGGGGAATAGGGCAGTAAGGGAGTAGGGGAAAGGAAAAAATTGGCGGTCACGAGAGGCCGCTCAACAAACTCCCCTATTGCCTTACTCCCCTACTCCCCTCCCCGTCTGTCCTCGATG is a window encoding:
- a CDS encoding IS481 family transposase, whose translation is MNIHKNARLTPLRREEMALSVIEGAFSKAHAARVYGVSAKIVARWVERYKSEGRAGMIDRSSRPAHMPQATAALIAERIMALRRQRWTGKHIAHEVGVSPATVSRVLKRAGLSRLRDIEPAEPIRRYEREHPGEMIHIDIKKLGRFERIGHRITGKRTGNASSRGSSWEFVHVCIDDASRIAFSQILPDEKKESAIAFLKAAVAYYASLGVTIARVMTDNGSCYRSKAFAKACRDLGLKHVRTRPYTPKTNGKAERFIQTALREWAYAIAYPTSDHRAAELPVWLHRYNWHRPHGSLKSKTPISRLALTEDNLLRLHS